A stretch of DNA from Streptomyces xanthii:
CCGCTGGAGCTGCTGCGCATCGACGACCGGACGGCCGGGCTCACCCGCGGCGCCGTCGACGTCGCCCTGCTGCGCGGCCCCGTCGAGACGCCGGGCCTGGTGACCGAGCTGCTGCACGAGGAGGCGCGCGTCGCGGCCGTGCCCTCCGACAGCCCGCTCGCCCGGCGCCCCGCCCTGCGCCTCGCGGACCTCCGCGACCAGGTCATCGCCCTGAACACGGTGTCCGGCACGACCGCCCTGGAACTGTGGCCGCCCGCCGCGCGCCCCACCGCCGCGCTGACCGTCGCCAACACCGACGACTGGCTCGCCGCGATCGCCTCCGACCAGGCCGTCGGCGTCACCTCGACCGCGACCGTACGGATGCATCCGCACCCGGGCGTCGTCTATGTCCCGCTCACCGACGCCCCGCCGCTCCCGGTCCACCTGGCCCGCCGCCCCGGCCCCGGCCACCCGTCCGTCCCCGACCTCCTCGCCCTGGCCCACGAGGTCACACGGGCCGGGGGCGGAGGGGCCTAGCCGGGTCCGACAGACAGGTCCTGGAGCTTTTCGTTCGGATCAGGCCGGGTCCAGGTGTTCGGCCAGCACCTCCGCCAGGTGCCGGCCCCGCACCCCGCCGAGCTGCTCCAGCTGGGTGCGGCAGGAGTAGCCGTCGGCGAGGACGACCGTGCCGGGGGCCGCGCCGCGCACCGCCGGGAGCAGCGCCTCCTCCGCGCAGGCCGCGGAGACCTCGTAGTGGCCGTCCTCGAAGCCGAAGTTCCCGGCGAGGCCGCAGCAGCCGCCGCTCAGCTCCCCGGTCAGGCCGGCCTTCTCGCGCAGCCGCCGGTCGGCCGCGTCGCCGAGCACCGCGTGCTGGTGGCAGTGGGTCTGGCCGGTGACGGGGCGGTCGACACGGGGCGGGGTCCAGTCCGGGGCGAGACGTTCGAGGGCCTCGGCGAAGGTCAGGACGCGGTCCGCGAGCAGCCGGGCCCGCGGGTCGTCGGGGAGCAGTTCGGGCAGGTCGGAGCGGAGGGCCGCCGCGCAGGACGGCTCCAGGACGATCACCGGGAGGTCCGCGTCGAGCGCCGGGCGCAGCGTGTCGAGGGTGCGGCGCAGGACGGCCTTCGCCCGGTCCAGCTGACCGGTCGACACGTAGGTGAGGCCGCAGCACACGCGGCCCCGCGCGCGGGGCGCCGGGAGCGGGGTGATCCCGGCCGCGGTCAGGACCCGTACGGCCGCGTGCCCGGCCTGCGGGGTCAGATGCTCCGTGAACGTGTCCGGCC
This window harbors:
- a CDS encoding LysR family transcriptional regulator, which encodes MPCVLPLCSPDMSRDHSVELRHLRCFLAVAEEANVTRAAARLGLTQPAVSRTLAALETSLGVRLVDRSTHHLALTPEGHAFREKAIAAVAAFEDALAAARTPSRPLRLGHAWSAAGAYTTPLLRRWRQEHPDVPLELLRIDDRTAGLTRGAVDVALLRGPVETPGLVTELLHEEARVAAVPSDSPLARRPALRLADLRDQVIALNTVSGTTALELWPPAARPTAALTVANTDDWLAAIASDQAVGVTSTATVRMHPHPGVVYVPLTDAPPLPVHLARRPGPGHPSVPDLLALAHEVTRAGGGGA